From the genome of Candidatus Eremiobacteraceae bacterium, one region includes:
- a CDS encoding uracil-DNA glycosylase, producing the protein MALERQALDALRERVVACRRCPELRAYCREIGRAGKREFAGDTYWSKPVPGIGPASARLLIVGLAPAAHGANRTGRMFTGDSSGAWLSRALHRSGFATVPHSIRRGDGFAPIDAYITAALRCAPPGNKPTAIQLGRCAPYLRSEIELLHRLRVVVGLGKIGFDNVVRALESCGYVHADARPVFAHGATSTMSASDGRAVTLIASYHPSRQNTNTGVLTEPMLDAIFREARVALGPARR; encoded by the coding sequence ATGGCCCTCGAACGCCAGGCACTCGACGCGCTTCGCGAGCGCGTCGTCGCATGTCGGCGCTGCCCCGAGCTGCGCGCGTACTGCCGCGAGATCGGTCGCGCGGGCAAGCGCGAGTTCGCCGGCGATACGTATTGGTCGAAACCCGTGCCGGGGATCGGACCCGCCTCAGCGCGCCTTCTCATCGTCGGCCTCGCGCCTGCCGCGCACGGCGCGAATAGGACCGGCCGCATGTTCACCGGGGACTCGTCCGGCGCGTGGCTTTCGCGCGCGCTTCATCGGTCCGGCTTCGCTACCGTTCCGCACTCGATCCGCCGCGGCGACGGCTTCGCGCCGATCGACGCCTACATCACCGCCGCTTTGCGCTGCGCGCCGCCGGGCAACAAGCCCACCGCGATCCAGCTCGGGCGCTGCGCGCCTTATCTGCGCTCCGAGATCGAGCTACTGCACCGACTTCGGGTCGTCGTCGGGCTCGGCAAGATCGGTTTCGACAACGTCGTCCGCGCACTCGAATCGTGCGGCTACGTGCATGCGGATGCTCGACCCGTATTCGCGCACGGCGCGACGTCGACCATGAGCGCATCGGACGGCCGAGCGGTGACGCTCATCGCGTCGTATCACCCGAGCCGGCAGAACACGAATACCGGCGTGCTGACCGAGCCGATGCTCGACGCCATATTCCGCGAGGCCCGCGTCGCTCTCGGCCCCGCCCGGCGCTAA
- a CDS encoding YdeI/OmpD-associated family protein has translation MIKVPADLRKALAAAPASKALWGDLTPIARMDFVSWIEAAKQPETRRRRIERACDMLEKGKRRPCCYSIVPLDFHNALAAAPTAKAAWGGLTSTARRDLLRSIEAGKQPDKRKSRIEKVCLQLATRKRRP, from the coding sequence ATGATAAAAGTGCCCGCGGATCTTCGCAAAGCCCTCGCAGCCGCGCCGGCATCCAAGGCGCTATGGGGCGATCTGACGCCCATCGCGCGTATGGACTTCGTCAGTTGGATCGAGGCCGCCAAACAACCTGAGACGCGGAGACGCCGGATCGAGCGGGCTTGCGACATGCTCGAAAAGGGCAAGCGGCGTCCCTGCTGTTATTCGATCGTGCCGTTGGATTTCCACAACGCTCTCGCCGCTGCACCCACGGCGAAGGCCGCGTGGGGCGGCCTCACGTCGACCGCGCGCAGAGACCTTCTTCGTTCGATCGAGGCCGGCAAGCAACCGGATAAACGCAAGAGCCGGATCGAGAAGGTCTGCCTACAGCTCGCGACGCGAAAGCGACGACCCTAA
- a CDS encoding NAD(P)-dependent oxidoreductase: protein MAYGRRHAPAMSSMKVVSLSPSWLEDLNGRLDEGIALVAADPRDAAGVGAAIADAQVILATRFDAEMARNARALELLICPAAGTEMIDRSALPIGVEFVAGIGHEIPMAEYVLGALVALRQRFFAADAALRRGEWRFGYFGSRELVDELWGSSLGLVGFGRIGEQVALRAVAFGMQCRAVTLHPDKAVKPGLLAERPAPLDSKAGVDALIGQSDALVVACALSPLTQGLIDARRFELMRPHAVLVNVARGPVVDERALFDALSTRRIAGAAIDVWYRYPHKSTDIVKPSDMAFDALDNVIMTPHSSAWTPAARERRIAYLASTINDHAANRSRR, encoded by the coding sequence GTGGCGTATGGTCGTCGTCATGCGCCGGCGATGAGCTCGATGAAAGTCGTGTCGTTGTCGCCGTCGTGGCTCGAGGATCTGAACGGCAGGCTCGACGAGGGCATCGCGCTCGTCGCCGCCGATCCGAGAGATGCGGCCGGCGTAGGCGCCGCGATCGCCGACGCGCAGGTGATCCTGGCGACGCGCTTCGACGCCGAGATGGCGCGCAACGCTCGTGCGCTCGAGCTGTTGATATGTCCGGCAGCGGGCACCGAGATGATCGATCGCTCGGCGCTGCCCATCGGGGTCGAATTCGTCGCCGGTATCGGCCACGAGATACCGATGGCGGAGTACGTCCTCGGCGCGCTCGTCGCGCTCCGGCAGCGCTTCTTCGCAGCCGATGCGGCGCTTCGGCGCGGCGAGTGGCGCTTCGGATACTTCGGCTCGCGCGAGCTCGTCGACGAGCTGTGGGGCTCGTCGCTCGGGCTCGTCGGTTTCGGACGCATCGGCGAGCAGGTCGCGCTCCGCGCCGTCGCATTCGGCATGCAGTGCCGGGCCGTCACGCTCCATCCGGACAAAGCGGTGAAGCCAGGGTTGCTAGCCGAGCGCCCCGCACCGCTCGATTCGAAGGCGGGCGTCGACGCGCTGATCGGGCAGAGCGATGCGCTCGTCGTCGCGTGCGCGCTTTCGCCGCTGACCCAAGGTCTCATCGACGCCCGCCGCTTCGAGCTCATGCGGCCGCACGCGGTCCTCGTCAACGTCGCGCGCGGCCCGGTCGTCGACGAACGCGCGCTGTTCGATGCGTTGTCCACTCGGCGCATCGCGGGCGCGGCGATCGACGTGTGGTATCGCTATCCGCACAAGTCGACGGACATCGTCAAGCCGAGCGATATGGCGTTCGACGCGCTCGACAACGTCATCATGACGCCTCACTCGAGCGCTTGGACGCCGGCTGCGCGCGAACGCCGGATCGCCTACTTAGCTTCGACGATCAACGACCACGCTGCGAATCGTTCTCGTCGTTAG
- a CDS encoding SDR family oxidoreductase — protein MSTALVTGATEGIGLELARVFAADGWDLAIVARDRKRLDETAAELRATGRAISTFAFDLSLDGAARSLFDAVRAAGLRIDALVNNAGIATHGRFVDIASTDELAMLHLNVVTLTELTKLFLPLMVERRAGNVLMLASTSAFQPGPYMAAYYATKSYVLSLAEALEVELAGTGVRITTLCPGATHTGFTRRAKMTAETRLFRYNAMDAHRVALAGYRGMRAGRTIVIPGVINNVLAFVVRISPRKIVSRVVGWLNKVPRT, from the coding sequence GTGAGCACGGCGCTCGTCACGGGCGCGACCGAGGGGATCGGACTCGAGCTCGCGCGCGTCTTCGCCGCAGACGGCTGGGATCTCGCGATCGTCGCTCGCGACCGGAAGCGTCTCGATGAGACGGCAGCCGAGCTTCGCGCGACGGGCCGCGCGATCTCGACGTTCGCGTTCGACCTGTCGCTCGACGGCGCGGCTCGATCGCTCTTCGACGCGGTTCGCGCGGCCGGACTGCGGATCGATGCGCTCGTCAACAACGCCGGCATCGCGACGCACGGCAGATTCGTCGACATCGCATCGACCGACGAACTCGCGATGCTTCACCTCAACGTCGTCACGCTGACGGAATTGACCAAGCTCTTCTTGCCGCTCATGGTCGAGCGGCGCGCCGGCAACGTCCTCATGCTCGCTTCGACGAGCGCGTTCCAGCCGGGCCCCTACATGGCCGCATACTACGCGACGAAGTCGTACGTATTGTCGCTCGCCGAAGCGCTCGAGGTCGAGCTGGCGGGTACGGGTGTCCGCATCACCACCCTATGCCCGGGTGCGACGCACACCGGCTTCACTCGACGCGCGAAGATGACGGCCGAGACCCGCTTGTTCCGATACAACGCGATGGACGCACACCGGGTCGCGCTCGCCGGTTACCGCGGAATGCGAGCCGGCCGGACGATCGTCATCCCCGGCGTCATCAACAACGTGCTCGCGTTCGTCGTTCGGATATCACCGCGCAAGATCGTCTCTCGGGTCGTCGGCTGGCTCAACAAGGTCCCCCGGACATAA
- a CDS encoding alpha/beta hydrolase yields the protein MVLVHGSGHTHESFDAQVAEFGCDAVSLPGHPEGEALASVGDCAAWLAKYLHWKGADRAIVGGNSLGGAIAIEFALRYPDRTAGLILLGTGARLKVAPTIFEMIDARWPDCIDELVGFSLAPNADPSLRARARDWHIRVGQRSTRRDYQDCDEFDAMDRVGSIRAPTLIVVGSEDKMTPQKYSAYLHGSIAGSELSVIEGAGHLAHAEKPEAVNARIRAVFSESIA from the coding sequence ATGGTGCTCGTCCACGGCTCGGGCCATACGCACGAAAGCTTCGACGCACAAGTCGCCGAGTTCGGCTGCGATGCCGTGTCATTGCCCGGCCATCCTGAGGGCGAAGCACTCGCATCTGTCGGCGATTGCGCCGCGTGGCTCGCGAAATATCTCCATTGGAAGGGGGCGGACCGCGCCATAGTCGGCGGCAACTCACTTGGCGGCGCCATAGCGATCGAATTCGCACTGCGCTATCCGGATCGCACCGCCGGACTCATCCTCTTGGGAACCGGCGCACGGCTCAAGGTCGCTCCGACGATCTTCGAGATGATCGACGCGCGCTGGCCCGACTGCATCGACGAGCTCGTCGGCTTTTCGCTCGCCCCGAACGCCGACCCATCGTTGCGTGCGCGCGCACGCGATTGGCACATTCGCGTCGGCCAACGCTCGACGCGGCGCGACTATCAGGATTGCGACGAGTTCGATGCGATGGATCGCGTCGGATCGATCCGCGCGCCAACGCTGATCGTCGTCGGCTCCGAAGATAAGATGACACCGCAGAAATATTCCGCGTACCTCCACGGCAGCATCGCGGGCAGCGAGTTGTCGGTCATCGAGGGAGCTGGCCACCTCGCGCACGCCGAGAAACCGGAAGCGGTCAACGCGCGGATACGAGCGGTGTTTTCCGAGTCGATCGCGTGA
- a CDS encoding class I SAM-dependent methyltransferase encodes MSRPEKRGLIYEEPRLYDLAFSFRDIPEECDGLLALARAHGVERPKRVLEIACGPGHHLREFAKRGIGAVGVDLNASMLGYAKRLMLVDGVSVDLRRADMRSFRLAKRVDIAMCLFDSFAHCTSDEDGIAALRATGAAVRRGGLFVLELTHPADYFDPSHGRTLGRWTQRHPGVVVDARYDTSARDAVAETYRATLTIDAKYADGRRPRKIVGKQLHRMWLRGSVSNIAARSGAFDVVGWYGDLDVGVPFTMKMDSWRMVVVMRRR; translated from the coding sequence TTGTCACGCCCTGAGAAGCGCGGTCTGATCTACGAAGAGCCGCGCCTTTACGATCTCGCGTTTTCGTTCCGCGACATCCCCGAGGAGTGCGACGGGCTGCTCGCGCTCGCACGTGCGCACGGCGTCGAGAGGCCGAAGCGCGTTCTCGAGATCGCATGCGGTCCGGGGCATCACCTGCGCGAGTTCGCCAAACGCGGCATCGGCGCCGTCGGCGTCGACCTCAACGCGTCGATGCTGGGGTACGCGAAGCGTTTGATGCTGGTCGACGGTGTGTCCGTCGATCTCCGCCGAGCTGACATGCGATCGTTCCGGCTCGCTAAACGCGTCGACATCGCGATGTGCCTCTTCGACTCGTTCGCGCACTGTACGTCGGATGAGGATGGCATCGCCGCCCTGCGCGCGACGGGCGCAGCCGTCCGCCGCGGCGGATTGTTCGTCCTCGAGCTGACCCATCCGGCCGACTATTTCGATCCGAGCCACGGGCGAACGCTCGGCCGATGGACCCAACGTCACCCCGGTGTCGTCGTCGATGCGCGCTACGACACGAGCGCGCGCGACGCGGTCGCCGAGACGTACCGCGCGACGCTGACGATCGACGCGAAGTACGCGGATGGGCGACGTCCGCGCAAGATCGTGGGCAAGCAGCTCCACCGCATGTGGCTGCGCGGGTCGGTCTCGAACATCGCGGCGCGCAGCGGCGCCTTCGACGTCGTCGGCTGGTATGGCGATCTCGATGTGGGCGTGCCCTTCACGATGAAGATGGACTCGTGGCGTATGGTCGTCGTCATGCGCCGGCGATGA
- a CDS encoding alkaline phosphatase family protein: MTFWRFLAVAAAVVIAGCSSSAVPGVSTQQGRGPLNGPQHGIIKHVVIIIQENRTVDNLFNGFPGIDTAQSGLDSHGNTIQLVKRPLFQRNGADHNHTAFETAYDHGKMDGFDLVPNSRHIQDFSYSYTDPADVAAYWQMAQKYVIGDRMFQSNSGPSFPAHLYLIASQSPFADENPTANTWGCDAPPGTTVDALNSSGQEYVYGFPCFDFQTIGDELDAQGVSWRYYAPTAAAPWSIYDAIKHIRYGADWNTDIASFGKYTPAQDFATGDMASVTWVVPHGFDSDHPNRVGDYGPQWVSSLVNAIGEGPDWNTTAIFVVWDDWGGWYDHAPPKQLDVYGLGLRVPVIVISPYVRQGYISHVDHEFGSIMRFTEETFDLPTLAAADARADDLLDCFDFTQPPQPFKPITGIGAPPLYNGTSILSDIAPDDE, from the coding sequence ATGACCTTTTGGCGTTTTCTCGCGGTAGCTGCGGCCGTCGTCATCGCCGGCTGCTCTTCGAGCGCCGTGCCCGGCGTGTCGACGCAACAAGGCCGCGGCCCGTTGAACGGACCCCAGCACGGCATCATCAAGCACGTCGTCATCATCATCCAAGAGAACCGCACCGTCGACAACCTGTTCAACGGCTTCCCAGGCATCGACACCGCGCAGAGCGGGCTCGACTCGCACGGCAACACGATCCAGCTCGTCAAACGTCCGCTGTTCCAGCGCAACGGAGCCGATCACAACCACACGGCGTTCGAGACCGCGTACGATCACGGCAAGATGGACGGTTTCGACCTGGTGCCGAACAGCCGGCACATCCAGGACTTTTCGTACTCGTATACCGACCCGGCCGACGTCGCTGCGTATTGGCAGATGGCGCAGAAATACGTGATCGGCGATCGCATGTTCCAGTCGAATTCCGGTCCGTCGTTCCCCGCGCACCTCTACCTCATCGCGAGCCAATCGCCGTTCGCCGACGAAAACCCGACCGCGAACACGTGGGGCTGCGACGCGCCGCCGGGAACGACGGTCGACGCGCTCAACTCTTCGGGTCAGGAATACGTCTACGGCTTCCCGTGCTTCGACTTCCAGACGATCGGCGACGAGCTCGACGCCCAAGGCGTCAGCTGGCGCTACTACGCGCCGACCGCCGCCGCTCCATGGTCCATCTACGATGCGATCAAGCACATCCGCTACGGCGCCGACTGGAATACCGACATCGCGTCCTTCGGCAAATATACCCCGGCGCAGGACTTCGCGACCGGCGATATGGCGTCGGTGACCTGGGTCGTGCCGCACGGCTTCGACTCCGATCATCCGAATCGGGTCGGCGACTATGGGCCACAGTGGGTGTCGAGCCTCGTCAACGCGATCGGCGAAGGGCCAGATTGGAATACGACCGCTATCTTCGTCGTCTGGGATGATTGGGGCGGCTGGTACGATCACGCACCGCCGAAACAGCTCGACGTGTATGGTCTCGGGTTACGCGTGCCGGTCATCGTCATATCACCATACGTGCGACAAGGCTACATCTCTCACGTCGACCATGAGTTCGGCAGCATCATGCGCTTCACCGAGGAGACGTTCGACCTTCCGACGCTCGCGGCCGCGGATGCGCGCGCCGACGACCTGCTCGACTGCTTCGACTTCACGCAGCCGCCGCAGCCGTTCAAGCCGATCACCGGCATCGGAGCGCCCCCGCTGTACAACGGCACGTCCATATTGAGCGACATCGCGCCCGACGACGAGTAA
- a CDS encoding dihydrolipoyl dehydrogenase, with protein sequence MSEAIETKYDLCVIGGGSAGYAGAVTAADLGKSVVIVDGPGPLAGLCILRGCMPSKTLLRSAEVAQLVRRASEYGIIVQPPRIDVDAVVRRKRRIIKEFADYRIEGIESFPVIREAARFSGPDTIEVGAATIAAERFLIATGSRIAVPAIPGLTETGFITSDDVLELESLPESVVVLGGGPTACELAQYLSRLGVATTLVQRSPTLLSDEDEDVGLSLRGALERDGITVIAGTNLIGVERSGASKSVRYVRDAREESVSAQEVFVALGRDPNIDGLGLDAAGIDHGDGITVDEFLRTTNPRVYAAGDVLHQSWQLVHVAVHEGMLAVRNAFSSRPSKVDYSLQSARAVFTEPQVAVAGLTERECARRGIVYAIASYPFDDLGKGIATGRTEGFVKMLASRDGKIIGVAIVGAEAADLIHEAIALLYFGANVRDVLEMPHLHPTLAEIMTYPAESLMERLDHEKRQLVTP encoded by the coding sequence ATGAGCGAGGCGATCGAGACCAAATACGATCTCTGCGTCATCGGCGGAGGAAGCGCGGGCTACGCGGGAGCCGTCACGGCTGCCGACCTCGGAAAATCGGTCGTCATCGTCGACGGCCCCGGCCCGCTCGCCGGCTTGTGCATATTGCGCGGCTGCATGCCGTCGAAAACGCTCCTGCGTTCGGCCGAAGTCGCACAGCTCGTCCGCCGGGCAAGCGAGTACGGCATCATCGTGCAGCCGCCACGCATCGATGTCGACGCAGTCGTCCGGCGCAAACGACGCATCATCAAAGAGTTCGCCGACTATCGGATCGAGGGGATCGAATCTTTTCCGGTGATCCGCGAAGCCGCCCGCTTCAGCGGTCCCGACACGATCGAGGTCGGAGCCGCGACGATTGCTGCCGAAAGGTTTCTCATCGCGACGGGGTCGAGGATCGCCGTGCCGGCGATCCCCGGTCTCACCGAAACCGGTTTTATCACGAGCGACGACGTGCTGGAACTCGAATCGTTGCCGGAAAGCGTCGTCGTGCTCGGCGGCGGCCCGACGGCATGCGAACTCGCTCAATACCTTAGCAGGCTCGGCGTCGCGACGACCTTGGTGCAGCGAAGCCCGACGCTGCTCTCGGATGAAGATGAGGACGTCGGGTTGTCGCTGCGCGGCGCGCTCGAGCGTGACGGGATCACCGTGATCGCCGGTACGAACCTCATCGGTGTCGAGCGCTCGGGAGCTTCGAAGAGCGTACGATACGTGCGCGACGCTCGCGAGGAGTCCGTCAGCGCGCAAGAGGTGTTCGTCGCGCTCGGCCGCGACCCGAACATCGACGGACTCGGGCTCGACGCCGCGGGTATCGATCACGGCGACGGCATCACGGTCGACGAGTTCTTGCGGACGACGAACCCGAGAGTCTATGCGGCAGGCGACGTGCTTCACCAAAGCTGGCAGCTCGTCCACGTCGCGGTGCACGAGGGTATGCTGGCGGTCCGCAACGCGTTTTCGTCGCGTCCGTCGAAGGTCGACTACAGCCTGCAATCCGCGCGCGCCGTCTTCACCGAACCGCAGGTCGCCGTCGCCGGCCTCACCGAGCGTGAGTGCGCGAGACGCGGCATCGTCTACGCGATCGCGTCGTACCCCTTCGACGACCTTGGCAAAGGCATCGCGACCGGGCGCACGGAGGGGTTCGTCAAGATGCTCGCCTCGCGCGACGGCAAGATCATCGGCGTCGCGATCGTGGGCGCTGAAGCGGCGGATCTGATCCACGAGGCGATCGCGCTGCTCTACTTCGGCGCGAACGTCCGCGACGTGTTGGAGATGCCGCACTTGCATCCGACGCTTGCCGAGATCATGACGTATCCGGCGGAGTCGCTCATGGAGCGGCTCGATCACGAAAAGCGGCAGCTTGTCACGCCCTGA
- a CDS encoding exonuclease domain-containing protein, giving the protein MLWPITQGDALLTRHPYVPVVADPLCPKVPELGDALERQRRLAATDLWSCTFAVVDIETTGSIPGHDGITEIAIVGVEEGRIVRAWRSFVNPCAPIPAFITQLTGISDEMVADAPPIRELLPKIVESIGDGVLVGHNVRFDAGFIDFELRRHGRAPLPNPKVDTLALARRTIVEVANYKLGTLTRELGFDVERHHRALADARATAELLVHCIKKLEDNGVFTYGALLEFLRHRAARKRPAPKRLASITQLPVWTSILRQELEEVPTRPGVYLLKDAGGTVVYVGKSRSLRQRLRTYASGAKPATAKVRALRGVVASFDYLVTGSELEALLLEAELVRAHDPPFNDRLRDFRDFAFVKVEAGTYGRLLTTTRLIADGARYYGPFRNAPSARAAVEALQDALGLRSTDAPDGCEAPLPAAQHAALVDDAIAFIEGEADDVMLAVARRRDEAAARNRPDVSEREDRRLDRLRRLRGLHGDLEAAIALNVLVMAPSTDAASEACFLFCGGRLAARTSLPRRLTQRERAHAELAALLEANHRPKDVSRSFVRQDEIDQLFILAAWNRDRREGLSYVPLPDRAPEPGESVKWAAAVLDGEMAPA; this is encoded by the coding sequence ATGCTCTGGCCGATCACCCAGGGTGACGCGCTCCTTACGCGTCACCCATACGTACCAGTCGTCGCCGATCCGCTTTGCCCGAAAGTGCCCGAGCTCGGCGACGCGCTCGAACGCCAGCGGCGATTAGCGGCCACGGATCTTTGGTCGTGCACGTTCGCCGTCGTCGACATCGAGACGACCGGAAGCATTCCCGGTCACGACGGCATCACCGAGATCGCCATCGTCGGCGTCGAGGAAGGGCGGATCGTGCGCGCATGGCGCTCGTTCGTCAACCCTTGCGCCCCGATCCCGGCGTTCATCACGCAGCTGACCGGGATCTCCGACGAGATGGTCGCCGATGCGCCGCCCATCCGCGAGCTGTTGCCCAAGATCGTCGAATCGATCGGCGACGGGGTGCTCGTCGGCCACAACGTCCGATTCGACGCGGGTTTCATCGACTTCGAACTACGGCGCCATGGCCGCGCGCCTCTGCCGAACCCGAAAGTGGACACGCTCGCGCTCGCGCGCCGGACGATCGTCGAAGTCGCGAACTACAAGCTCGGTACGCTGACGCGCGAGCTCGGCTTCGACGTCGAACGCCACCATCGCGCGCTCGCCGACGCGCGCGCGACCGCGGAACTGCTCGTCCATTGCATCAAAAAGCTCGAAGACAACGGCGTGTTCACGTATGGGGCGCTGCTTGAATTCCTGCGCCATCGCGCGGCGCGCAAACGCCCAGCGCCAAAGCGCTTGGCTTCGATCACGCAGCTGCCCGTGTGGACGTCGATCCTGCGCCAGGAGCTCGAAGAAGTCCCGACGAGGCCTGGCGTCTACCTGCTCAAGGATGCCGGCGGCACGGTCGTATACGTCGGCAAATCTCGGAGCCTGCGCCAGCGCCTCCGGACGTACGCGAGCGGAGCAAAGCCAGCGACCGCCAAGGTGCGTGCCCTGCGCGGCGTCGTCGCGTCTTTCGACTACCTCGTCACCGGATCGGAGCTCGAGGCGCTCCTGCTCGAAGCCGAACTCGTGCGCGCGCACGATCCGCCGTTCAACGATAGATTGCGCGACTTCCGCGACTTCGCGTTCGTCAAAGTGGAGGCCGGAACGTACGGGCGTCTCCTGACGACGACGCGCCTCATCGCTGACGGAGCGCGTTATTACGGGCCGTTCCGCAACGCACCATCCGCGCGAGCCGCAGTCGAGGCGCTGCAGGATGCACTAGGATTGCGCTCGACCGACGCTCCGGACGGATGCGAAGCGCCGCTGCCGGCCGCGCAACATGCGGCGCTCGTCGATGATGCCATCGCTTTCATCGAGGGCGAGGCGGACGACGTGATGTTGGCGGTCGCGCGAAGGCGCGACGAAGCCGCCGCGCGGAACCGGCCGGACGTGTCGGAGCGAGAGGACCGGCGGCTCGACCGGCTCAGGAGGCTGCGGGGCCTTCACGGCGACCTCGAGGCGGCGATCGCGCTCAACGTGCTCGTGATGGCGCCTTCGACCGATGCGGCGAGCGAGGCGTGCTTTTTGTTCTGCGGCGGCCGGCTCGCGGCGCGTACCTCATTGCCTCGCAGGTTGACGCAGCGCGAGCGAGCGCACGCCGAACTCGCGGCGCTCCTCGAGGCGAATCATCGCCCGAAGGACGTCTCGCGCTCCTTCGTACGTCAAGACGAAATAGACCAGCTGTTCATACTGGCGGCGTGGAATCGCGATCGTCGTGAGGGGTTGAGCTACGTGCCGTTGCCGGATCGGGCGCCGGAGCCCGGCGAGTCAGTGAAGTGGGCGGCGGCGGTCCTCGACGGCGAGATGGCGCCTGCTTGA
- a CDS encoding SDR family NAD(P)-dependent oxidoreductase, translating into MKLAGASALVTGGASGLGAATVEALCDAGATVVVADVNDAVGQQLVGRLGAKASFVHADVTSEADVRAAVSAAAAKTGGLRVLINCAGIAIAEKTLGKEGAHPLDRFERVIRVNLVGTFNALRLAAEAMSKNDPDEGGERGVIVCTASVAAYDGQMGQIAYASSKGGIAAMTLPAARDLSRNGIRVMSIAPGVFDTPLLAGLPEPARQSLAQQIPFPSRLGKPAEYAALVRHIAENAMLNGEVIRIDGAMRMAPR; encoded by the coding sequence ATGAAACTTGCCGGAGCGAGCGCGCTCGTCACAGGTGGTGCGTCCGGACTCGGTGCCGCGACGGTCGAGGCGTTGTGCGACGCAGGCGCGACGGTGGTCGTCGCGGACGTCAACGACGCGGTCGGCCAGCAGCTCGTGGGACGGCTTGGCGCCAAGGCGTCGTTCGTCCACGCCGACGTGACGAGCGAGGCCGATGTGCGAGCGGCGGTGAGCGCGGCGGCGGCCAAGACCGGCGGGCTGCGCGTGCTCATCAACTGCGCGGGCATCGCGATCGCGGAGAAGACGCTCGGCAAGGAAGGCGCGCATCCGCTCGACCGCTTCGAACGGGTCATCCGCGTCAATCTCGTCGGCACGTTCAATGCGCTGCGGCTCGCCGCGGAAGCGATGTCGAAGAACGATCCCGACGAAGGCGGCGAGCGCGGAGTCATCGTGTGCACGGCCTCCGTCGCCGCGTACGACGGTCAGATGGGCCAGATCGCCTACGCATCGTCGAAGGGCGGCATCGCTGCGATGACGCTGCCCGCCGCGCGCGACCTGAGCCGCAACGGCATACGCGTGATGAGCATCGCGCCCGGGGTCTTCGACACGCCCCTGCTTGCCGGTCTGCCCGAGCCTGCCCGTCAGTCGCTCGCGCAGCAGATCCCGTTCCCGTCGAGATTGGGCAAGCCGGCGGAGTACGCCGCGCTTGTGAGACACATCGCAGAGAACGCGATGCTCAACGGCGAGGTCATCCGCATCGATGGTGCGATGCGGATGGCGCCTCGTTGA
- a CDS encoding fumarylacetoacetate hydrolase family protein codes for MTAYVRYTGPDGAPRDGMLEGTDVVSGGSRTALGSVRLLAPCTPTKIVCVGRNYADHAKELGSTPPVEPLLFFKPPSAVIGPGDDIVYPRQSRRVDYEGELAAVIGRRCRDVSPERARDFVRGFTVFNDVTARDLQRTDDQWARAKGFDTFASIGPCIVDGVDPSKLRIRTTLNGEVMQEAPTSLMLVDVWTLIAYASAAFTLEPGDVLATGTPSGVGPMQPGDVVSVEIDGIGTLTNRVVSP; via the coding sequence GTGACAGCCTACGTCCGATACACCGGCCCCGACGGCGCACCCCGCGACGGGATGCTCGAAGGCACGGACGTCGTCTCCGGAGGGTCGCGCACCGCGCTCGGATCGGTCAGGCTTCTCGCGCCATGTACACCGACGAAGATCGTCTGCGTCGGGCGCAACTATGCCGATCACGCAAAGGAGCTCGGATCGACGCCGCCCGTCGAACCGCTCCTGTTCTTCAAGCCGCCCTCGGCGGTCATCGGACCCGGCGACGACATCGTCTACCCACGGCAGAGCCGGCGCGTCGACTACGAAGGAGAGCTGGCCGCCGTCATCGGCCGGCGCTGCCGCGACGTTTCGCCGGAACGAGCGCGCGATTTCGTCCGCGGGTTCACCGTGTTCAACGACGTCACGGCGCGCGATCTCCAACGCACGGACGATCAATGGGCTCGCGCGAAGGGCTTCGATACGTTCGCGTCGATCGGGCCGTGCATCGTCGACGGCGTCGATCCGTCAAAGCTCCGCATCCGGACGACGCTCAACGGCGAGGTGATGCAGGAAGCGCCGACGTCGCTCATGCTCGTCGACGTCTGGACGCTTATCGCATACGCGAGCGCGGCGTTCACGCTCGAACCGGGGGACGTCCTCGCGACGGGCACGCCGAGCGGCGTCGGGCCGATGCAGCCCGGCGACGTCGTCAGCGTCGAGATCGATGGTATCGGAACGCTGACGAACCGAGTCGTCAGCCCTTAG